tatatatatatatatatatatatatatatatatatatatatatatatatatatatatagtacaaaGCAACTAGAATAACACGAAACAAGatttaaatagaaaataatagaagagaaAGGAATATACAGAGGGAGTAAGGCATAAGCCACGAGATGAAGACAAAAAACGACATTTTGGAGACCTCCAACAAAAAATTTTGACACACATTTACACCACAATTTTGAATCAGAAGAAAGCTCTATTAGTATCGTGAGATTCATGTACCTATTTAAGTTTTCTGTTAATGGAAATCAAGTTGCCGAAGAAGCTCTGTTGATGACAGTATTGGGttttaaagaaagaaaaggagatataCAAAGTATGTAAATTAAAATCGGTCTAAAAGTCATATGTTTCGATTTCGATTCCTAGAAATTAAAATCAGATTTGACTTTAAACCTACCATGCATGAGAAAAAAGagagtaaaataaataaatttcgtggtatgataaataatattttaaacttaATCGTAAAgtctattgactttgaagaatcttgatgaagtaatttattttttttgaatcaatCGATGGATCAAATTCAGAGTCGATTTATAGGACAAGCAGACAAACTTAAAATGAGTTTATGTACgtgaataatatatataatttttttgtattttcaaaaGACTAGTTTTGGGCGACATATTAGTGTCTTACTCTTAACatttaaatcgtttttatcagcaAATCTAATCGACGAGGTTTTAACCCTCAACTCTACCTAATTAATGTTGTGTGTAAAAATTTGCAAGACAAAAAGGATGCGAACCCTCAACTCAGCACCACTCGAGTATCCTATCCTATCCTATCCTATCCTATCATCACGTTAATTATTTTGGGTTGATTTTGTAGGTGCAAATTTCAATGCTTACTTATTATTGCAATCAAAGTAGTCGTACAAAATTTATTAGCATATATACATGAGAAAGACATCGTTTCATAGcaaatcatccttttttacttACGCCATTAATGGTAAGACCTTATTTCTCGTAGACAGGATATACATCATCAACATATCTATTCCCTCAGCCACCGCAACCGCCACCACAGCCACCGCAACCGCCACCACAGCCACCGCCACTGCCACCACAGCCACCGCCATCGCTATTGATATTACTGACGAGGGCATCAGCAACGACGAAACCAGCGACGGTCCCTACCGCAGCACCGaccgcgacgttggctgcggtactgCTGCTGTGGCTTGTCGTCGCCGCAGTAGCATAGTTTTGGCCGCCCCCGCCGTAGTACACAACGTTCTTCCTTGGTTTGGGCTTCTTCTTGCTGTCGCCGCAGTTGAAGATAACTACAACAGCCATACACACCATGAAGAGGATTCCGGTGAGATGGAACATGGAAGAGTTCCCGTCGTCAGCGGTAACCGCCACACCTACAACCCTAGCCATGTTCTTCTGGTTTGGACTGATTGCTGTACCAaaaacaagtatatatatatatatatatatatatatatatatatatatatatatatatatatatatatatatatatatatatatatatatatatatatatatatatatatatatatatatatgttatgttatgttatctgtaatgtgaaaaaaaatttatatcaagattgaaatcaaataaaattatatctaataatattattatgcGTACCTTATTACTGTTCAGCAGGTGTAACTAGATCCTTCGTCTATCTTCCTATCCTTTCGtaggaccacttagattgatgatTAGGGAGAAGGGTTGAGAGAGAT
The DNA window shown above is from Musa acuminata AAA Group cultivar baxijiao chromosome BXJ2-4, Cavendish_Baxijiao_AAA, whole genome shotgun sequence and carries:
- the LOC135609301 gene encoding uncharacterized protein LOC135609301; the encoded protein is MARVVGVAVTADDGNSSMFHLTGILFMVCMAVVVIFNCGDSKKKPKPRKNVVYYGGGGQNYATAATTSHSSSTAANVAVGAAVGTVAGFVVADALVSNINSDGGGCGGSGGGCGGGCGGCGGGCGG